The DNA region ACGAATGGTCACGTGTTTCACGGCGTtcatattaagtaaaattcgCAGTTTGCAAGTAAAATATCCCGCGTCGGACATAACTTTTgcaaaagtgataaaaaaataatctcatttCTTAAGTGCTGTTGCATACGTGATTATTGCAGACTAGAGCGTGTGCttctaatatgaaaaaatgcaatcgctgaataatttaaatatcaaattcacAATTGATTCCAAGAACTTGATTGCTTGGATGACCACAAGCACGTGTAATACCAAAATGAGTATCTCTATCTTATACATATGCTGCAGTCTTTCCATCATTGCATAGTAAATACGTCGCCAAGCTCGGTTACTAAATTCGTATAGTCTTTCCATTGTGTGATGAAGCTTAACGTGTTCGCTACATAATTtctctgtaaatataaatagattataatttttgaaagaagatTCCCTTTGATTAATTCactatacaattattttaatgcacaatatttttttaacatatgcgtgttttgttaaaattaattgtaattgacATTAACTTTGTACGGTTTGCATCTATATAAGTGTCTTAGAAAAATCgcgtttttttatacatttttattttagtataatataatattctttttaaatttatattttttttaaattatacttattcTATTTCAAGTATATCAATcatgcatttaatattaaaaattgcaatattattatatataaattgcacatttaaaattttaaaataattaaagaaataaaaaaacatatatatatattacctgTATTAATGTGAATTTCTTCTTCTGATGGAGGTAAGTACTTGTCAAGCATAATTTCAGCAAAATCAGTCGTGTTATCGACagtctttaaaatattgatacctGTTTCAGTTGACATGACTTTGTCCGCTTGTTGCCAACTATAAACGCGTAAATAATGGACTTTGTAATACGTAAGTAAAGTCATAACTCTCACTCTTTGCTTGGTTTCTTGCTTTAGATCGGTAAAAGTTTTAACTGCGGGACGAAGACGTTTGGATACGATAGATTTGGTGCGATCTAAAATCTGTGAAAAGAAACATATACAGAATATTGTGGacagtacatatattttgtaaataaaaaaatattacctgtTTAGgttcttctttaattatagGAAGATTTACTTCAACAAAATCAATGCCCTGGCATAATGTTTTATCCAGGGTATAAATTGGTTTCTCCATCAATCTAGCGACTGGCAaagatttttctatcattGTATTCACCACACTTTCAACAGTGTGAAAGGCCCAGTTCAAAAATGTGTTTGTGCCTTTTACACGTTCGTACACCTCCGTAGATTTATCCCATAAATAATTCACACTGGGTATTTTACGTGCACGATCGACAGCTTGAATTCGGTAAAATTGATCTAGGAGTTCTGTTTCCATGATTGTCATCAAACCAAGATCTCTTTTTCATGGATAAAAATGGTCCCTGTGATAGCAAacctgtaataaaaaaatgagattgaagtctgaataaaaaatattatattattagactTAAGAATATGACATGGGATAAAAATCCCAttcctttttataaatctGCTTCTGtatcatacataaaaaaaaaatatctaatatctttatatctctcttttatatagcctacaaaattttcaatgttcataaataattttcaaacagaaattttatatataaattatagtttataaaatatagctagaaagatataatttgttaaattataaattttattttatttttttaaataaagtctttattcgcgagaaataatagaaattatacgaAACATGAGCattagttttatttacatttaattttatttttaagttttattatgtgtaaattatttacgaaaatataatacatcacAGAAAAAACATAGAAGAGTTACGTGTCGCGCGTTTTTACATGTGCAAATTTACTGAATTGTTGTAGTCAAAACAAGACATTTCTTACCGTCAATGTTGCATCATAATACGTATCATTATGACATTATTCCAATCACGATAACTCAGAATAACTTGGAGCAATAACTCGGACTATCCGTTAAGGCATTCCATTCAAAGCTTATACTAATTGAAATTCAAGTAAGCATAGCGTTTGccaaggaaaaaaagaaaaaagaaggacatttaaacacacacacatatacgtacatacacatacccacacacacacacactgagtaaaaataatatcacgaCATGATTGGAGCACAAAGCATCAGCGAGCATCGTAGAAATGCGCGCGACTACTACGTCTCATTGTTGTGCACCCGATCGATAGCAACATGTGAGTCAATTATAGAAACGTACGTTCTCAAGATCAATGTCATAGATGCGAATTGACAGGTGCTCCCCCTCCCTTCCGATATGGCTCAACAAAGGAAATCGATCGGTTGACACTTACCTGACTAACGATCTGCGCGACTGGACGCGAGCTTCCCTTTAAGCTGCCCTATGGCTTTGTATGTTCCCCTTCttgctcttctctctcttcctctcgctATCCCTCACAAGCACTGCACCTTGATCTCTGATTCATTTCActtcaaaatttgtttactGCGATGAAGCGCAAgcacaattatttatacactttTACACAAGTGAGATCTGCTTACTTGCTGTCATTTTTCACCCACCCGATATCGAGTTGAGATACGGTTCTCTACCACGAGATTACGCCGCTGCTGTCAAGATTTCTCGATATGGTTTTATTTCGGAGCAATCGTTTGTCGGTAAACTGACAACTGAGGCAGTCTACAGACAAAGACATATTGATCCAACTGGTCTCTTGGGATAAAAcgtagtaaaatttattctttcaaacGTTTCATTGTATTCAgacttaacaatttttatttattttttatttatttaaaagaaaatatgaaccttaaaaacattatttgacttttcattatttaaatcaacattatatttgtgaataaatcactttctgtaaaataaacatataaaaagttaataattttaaacgttttaattttgctatttttattgGGTGTATCACACTAATCAacctaatatatatgtttaaattaaaggttttgcattataaatttttattatttcatttacctACCAaagaattattctatttttgatctttttatcaagcaagctttatttttctttaatcagaagattaaagaattaatctcTCGGTTGGATTCTTTAATCTCTCGGATGGTTTTCATTCAATTCATACTTTTCAGATtaaatgaaacatatatatacatttttttatattatattttatatggtaTATATCAgaatgttttacaaaatatatatttgcttttatttcttataaatatttgtaacagTCCTTTAAAATGATATGTTTCGTGATGTTTAAAttacgtttatatattatgtattaaccaataactagaaaaatttttgtttctcgtgaaaataattctaaatcagcgaaatgtgtgtgtgtgtgtttgttgCAGTTTCcatcaatataaaaagttttacataagaaatattaggGAGGCAAAACTATATGACTTATTGTTGACCACAGAATTATGTGACTTacgtatattatagaatattaaaaacatatattcgaAAGAgctaataaatcattttcaacTTTGTCACagaattctaataatattacccataaaaaatattattttttcgtgcGTTTTTggcgtatttttaataaaattcttttaaaagaattattaaaaaaacttcaaaataagtgttgtatataaaacacacattaaatttttaaatgaaaaatttgcacgttattttatgattctctaaatatttaaaaatcctaCAGTGTGAatggattaatataaattgtacatcAAATTGCGATGATGAAAACGAATTAAGTGGACTTTGAGCTTATTTCTTTtcctcatcttttttttctgttggGCTATCTGCCTGGTTGTCATCCGTCTCCTTTTGaccagaatttaaaaaatgcgtgAGATGAAGAATAGATACTACGCTGGATATGTATGTCGCCACATCTTCCTTCTTCACTGTCCTCAACTGCGCAGCAACGGAATGATAAACGCGATTAGCAGTTTTTGTCGACAGTTGACCGATTGTTTGCACCGCGTGAAGCACTTTATTCTCGTCTGCTGAGATTGGAGCtgcaatataatcattatcgtCATTAAGAACAGTATCCGGTCTAATAGCGCAAAAGTTTGTGAAATTTCTTAGAACATACTTGGCgcatcttcctcttcttctacaggcggaaaataataatctaatagaCGATTAACAAGACAACTGGTGTTGTCAATGCCTTGTACAGCTATGGTACCGCATTGTGTATTTAGAAGCTCGTTCGCCTTAGCTATACTGATCTCCTTCAGCGTAGATGCCTGTTGCGTGGCTGATTCTTTTGCCGCGTTCAATTTGTCAATGGTTGGCTGCAAGGAGCTGCTCATAACCGCTTTAGCCGCGTCGTAAATCTGCAAatacaaatgttatatttttaataattaattttatgattagtTAAACAAGTactataaatgaattaaaaatttttttacacaaattcattatttttatttttattatatttgtctatttatttttatattttattttttttattaatcttttcagaaagagatttaaaaaatataataaaattaataagatataataaaattaaattctaagtaaaaaattttttttaaataataaaaaattttactacggatattttaaatgtaaattcagAGATTTATGCAGCTATCAAACATTATGTCGTCCGagaattaaaagagagagcagGTTTTTATAACCGTTACCTGCTGAGGTGGTTTCTTTACGATTGGAACTTTTTCTTCGACAATGTCTAACCCTTGGCATAGCTTCTGGTCGACAGCACTGATTTGGCCTTCGAATTTCTTGGCCAAAGGAGCCGTAAGCGGCACCGCCGTGGCGGTTGCATAATGCAATCCTGCTTCGGCAAAGCTCAGCGCCCAATTTACCAAATGATGGGAATCCTTAACGTAAGCATACGTAGAGCCCGTCTTCTCGATCGCCGAATGAACTAccggaatattttttactcgGTCTATTACCTCAAGACGAGGATTGCTCGCGGAATTTGGCGTTGATTTATTTGAATCCGCCATTCTCTCTGCAAAATAAACAACTtatcaaattgatatttagaaattttgctGATTTCAAAAATggcatatatcaaatttatgaatatttgataaagatataatctCATTATTCTGATCTCATGTCTATAGAAAGAGACTTTGAAGattgcatatttctttttaaaataatttatcttttaaaatttgatttatgccatttttctaatataaatataattgattcaaTAACATTAAagtgacataaaaattatatgtaacaaaaCTATATCAAATACATGCAAatccaaattaaataaataattataaatactggGTTATacgctctatatatatatatatatatatatatatatatatatatatatattttaattttaagtaaatagttttaaaataacgatagttatatatacaatatttgtcACATCCGAATATTGAAACATCCGAatattgaaacatatatagatataaatgcgCTGAGCAATGAGCACAGATCTTCGTACCGGTAACTGATGAGTCAATCTTGTTATTTAACTTGTTTATCTAGTTTGCGTAAAGCCAGACGTGTACTTTGATATCATTACCGATGTAAGAGACCGATTACGATTTActccatcttttttttaatatatctgtgTGCGATcggcaaattaataaaaaaaagaacacaatcgcagaaaatttatcgcgatacatattaatgtaaatatatatctagttTGGTGtctcatacatatttattgacatgcatgtgtaaaaatatgtctCAAAGAGAAATTGCACAGtgtcgaaaaagaaaaaaattattgcatacgACATCAAGtgctttgaattttattatgcgcACTAATGTACTCAACTCATCATGAGATTATGCGCGTAGTACATGATTCATCCGCTAAAACAAATGAGAAAATACTAGTGAACTGTCATTCtgcatttacattatattgctgctgtataaaatatatacagggcGCTCTTTATAAGTAGCATTTTTTCAATACTTGCgcaacacacatatatttcatgatttatttgaaatgtttttctatagaaaaactttgattgcattttttttatattttaattttattaatttttttctttctttcctataatattatcttgatagattaaattaaaattctgttaaattaattctttttttaattagtgcAGTACATACTATCTGTTATCGacgttttacaatttttgatgCAATTTATATGCATGGATCTAATGCATATACGGTgcgcttttatttaaaaattatttacgcaGTAGGCAATTTGCATGGATAGAACGCGACTTATCTGACATATTGACTTAAGTGCTAATTTTATATCCGGGGATAATCTATATAGCATATAAACTTCCCCTTACAAAGAAAgattattgatatttgttgtaaaatattcatccTAGCTTTAGGTCAAGTTACAACGTAAAACAGAATAGTTATTCGCAACGAATGCAATgtgatcaataaaatattacacattaattaatgtgtataataaagaataatgtagttacattaaaatatttactacttatttaaaatgcaatgaAGATcacagttattaatatatttataactactACTCTATTTTTAcgttcaattaattaacatagaATTGTTTGTTCAAAGTAACAGCagcaatgcaaaaaataataaaaaatataatattgaatatatgatgtaataataatgtcattttCTTAGTaagtaagattatttttcagaaacgatatgaaaaaatagttttaacatagcgtcaatatatattctatattttataaatttaaagatcagTATCGTCATACTGTTTTCTcgttttactttatattagaCTTACGTTTATGGATGacttgttgaaaaaaatttgttgatcACCAAAGTCAACTGTGAATCACCGATTTACACGAAGCACCGGGCGAGACTGGCGTTATATCGATGTGAGAACTCGTAAGTATATGAGACCATCAGGCAGAGGGGACCGGAACAGTAACGTCCACATCAAATGTTCcctgaaaacaaaataaaaattctttttagtttaatttttctttatacaattttttttttaatattacaaaaatttataaaaatttaagagattaagaaacacaaaaatatgtcatcagttttattataacatttaagattatttaattatttatctgttACTTAATTTCCTagcatttctatttataaatacgtaAACATTACGTCATTgcttaatttcaatattaagtaaaatatttatttaattaaaaaaaatttcttttggaaaagattattatttaactattttttataatacgaaTTATGCATTACGTATTACaccattatttattcaatttcatatgatagtttaattaacttttatagtTGGGTTCCGCATAACATGTGTACGTCTGTGATCCCATTTGTGCTTCTGCGCAGAAAGAAGAAACGTTCTTCAACATCCATGACGTGGCGGTCACACTATTACTTGCATTCTACAAATGCATGTGAGAACCATGTGATGGTCGACTGAGTTGTCCCTTCGAGGAATAACGAACAAAAATCTTGACAGTGTCCAATGTGCAAACCtgacgcaattttttttcttttaatgtcaCTTGAAGATATTTGCATTCACATATGCGTTCTCTCTTGTTGttccattattaaaatagaaattttatcatacgtgataatattttagaatattaaatgtttaacaatGTGTTGATCATGAGCGgataattgcattataataaatatgtaaacgtttggaattttaatatacatatttatattcttgtcatataagaaattgattcaaattacagatatataaaGTTCATTGTTACAGtcccaataaataaaaaaaatagaggattaaagaaaacaattaaaaatataaaatttatttaaatattaaatttattattttggagcttaaattatttcagatttaaaaatcaaaaaataaatgctttttattatcaaataatataatttaaatagcaatgatgaaaaaattacattaacattatctttttttatagaataaatgtattgtattataagaATGTAAAGAAgcagacaaatttttattgcaattgcatttattttacataatgttttatgaatacaaaatatacgaGATTAATTGATATGCAAAATACGtatcaatatttctattgttaAAAAGTATTCTTACTCTGTGTTAACATTATGTAAAGTAATAACAGttatatgtatgaaaattttttgagcaatgattagaaaaaaattatacagtaATGAAAGCAATCCCAGTATATTGTTCCGAACGTCTggctgaaatattttctctgtgtgattataatatatacatattaaaatgcataaaatatagatttttacatCGAAAtccaaatacataataattatctgaacattttcttaatttttatatgtatagttaagttgatgtataatgtaaaatacacatatatatcaaattataacaattataataatattaaattgtctgCAAAAacagt from Cataglyphis hispanica isolate Lineage 1 chromosome 22, ULB_Chis1_1.0, whole genome shotgun sequence includes:
- the LOC126857624 gene encoding lipid storage droplets surface-binding protein 2-like, producing the protein MTIMETELLDQFYRIQAVDRARKIPSVNYLWDKSTEVYERVKGTNTFLNWAFHTVESVVNTMIEKSLPVARLMEKPIYTLDKTLCQGIDFVEVNLPIIKEEPKQILDRTKSIVSKRLRPAVKTFTDLKQETKQRVRVMTLLTYYKVHYLRVYSWQQADKVMSTETGINILKTVDNTTDFAEIMLDKYLPPSEEEIHINTEKLCSEHVKLHHTMERLYEFSNRAWRRIYYAMMERLQHMYKIEILILVLHVLVVIQAIKFLESIVNLIFKLFSDCIFSY
- the LOC126857621 gene encoding lipid storage droplets surface-binding protein 2-like isoform X1 translates to MYYAHNLMMKRMADSNKSTPNSASNPRLEVIDRVKNIPVVHSAIEKTGSTYAYVKDSHHLVNWALSFAEAGLHYATATAVPLTAPLAKKFEGQISAVDQKLCQGLDIVEEKVPIVKKPPQQIYDAAKAVMSSSLQPTIDKLNAAKESATQQASTLKEISIAKANELLNTQCGTIAVQGIDNTSCLVNRLLDYYFPPVEEEEDAPTPISADENKVLHAVQTIGQLSTKTANRVYHSVAAQLRTVKKEDVATYISSVVSILHLTHFLNSGQKETDDNQADSPTEKKDEEKK
- the LOC126857621 gene encoding lipid storage droplets surface-binding protein 2-like isoform X2; the encoded protein is MADSNKSTPNSASNPRLEVIDRVKNIPVVHSAIEKTGSTYAYVKDSHHLVNWALSFAEAGLHYATATAVPLTAPLAKKFEGQISAVDQKLCQGLDIVEEKVPIVKKPPQQIYDAAKAVMSSSLQPTIDKLNAAKESATQQASTLKEISIAKANELLNTQCGTIAVQGIDNTSCLVNRLLDYYFPPVEEEEDAPTPISADENKVLHAVQTIGQLSTKTANRVYHSVAAQLRTVKKEDVATYISSVVSILHLTHFLNSGQKETDDNQADSPTEKKDEEKK